Proteins encoded within one genomic window of Actinomycetes bacterium:
- a CDS encoding shikimate kinase, translating into MNLVIVGMRGAGKSNVSRRLALISKRPALSTDDLVRYETGQSIPDFVQQEGWSAFRDVEYQVLQKLLAMESAIVDCGGGIMVELDDSGSEIFSERKAELLSQLGRVVFLAGDLDRLAAKANRGARPILSDQVSVREIMERRLPWYERIADVTIDIEGRKRQSIAEKIASEQLGGWSDPAAEKVPSN; encoded by the coding sequence ATGAATCTTGTCATCGTAGGCATGCGAGGCGCCGGCAAGTCGAACGTCTCCCGCCGGTTGGCGCTGATCAGCAAGCGCCCGGCACTGTCCACCGATGATCTGGTCCGCTACGAGACTGGGCAGTCGATTCCGGACTTTGTCCAGCAGGAGGGCTGGTCAGCCTTTCGAGACGTGGAATATCAGGTGCTGCAAAAACTACTGGCGATGGAGTCAGCGATCGTCGACTGTGGTGGCGGAATCATGGTGGAACTTGATGACTCCGGCAGCGAGATCTTCAGCGAACGTAAAGCAGAACTGTTGTCGCAGTTGGGAAGAGTCGTGTTTCTGGCTGGTGATCTCGATCGGCTTGCGGCCAAGGCTAATCGGGGCGCACGACCGATCCTGAGCGATCAAGTTTCCGTCCGGGAGATCATGGAGCGTCGGCTGCCCTGGTACGAGCGCATTGCGGACGTAACCATCGACATCGAGGGCAGGAAGCGGCAGTCGATCGCCGAAAAGATTGCTAGCGAGCAACTGGGTGGTTGGTCGGATCCAGCGGCAGAAAAGGTGCCCAGTAACTAG
- the hpt gene encoding hypoxanthine phosphoribosyltransferase, which yields MNPGDAGEDLAEVLIDQETLDRRVGELAAEIHAAHPEGDVVFVGVLKGAFMFMADLSRAMPAPVELDFMVVSTYGYGTKSSGVVRILKDLDLDIAGRRVVVVEDIIDSGLTLSWLLRTLSARKPASLEVCALLRKREALEVDIDPEYLGFDIPNEFVVGYGLDFAERYRNLTVVGTLTEEALRAGGHRAGPRPG from the coding sequence ATGAACCCGGGTGATGCGGGTGAGGATCTAGCAGAGGTCCTCATCGATCAAGAAACGCTCGATCGCCGAGTAGGCGAACTCGCAGCGGAAATTCATGCGGCGCATCCCGAGGGTGATGTGGTTTTTGTTGGCGTACTTAAGGGCGCCTTCATGTTTATGGCCGACTTGTCGCGGGCGATGCCGGCCCCGGTAGAACTGGACTTCATGGTGGTGTCCACCTACGGCTATGGCACCAAGTCCTCTGGGGTGGTGCGAATCCTTAAAGACCTCGACCTCGACATCGCTGGTCGGCGGGTCGTAGTCGTCGAAGACATCATCGATTCCGGGTTGACGCTGTCATGGCTGCTACGTACGTTGTCGGCGCGCAAACCAGCCTCGCTGGAAGTCTGTGCGTTGCTGCGAAAGCGAGAGGCGCTGGAAGTGGATATCGATCCGGAATATCTGGGCTTCGATATTCCCAACGAGTTTGTCGTGGGCTACGGATTGGACTTCGCCGAGCGCTATCGCAATCTCACCGTCGTGGGCACCCTCACCGAGGAGGCCCTTCGTGCGGGTGGACATCGCGCTGGTCCGCGGCCGGGGTAA
- a CDS encoding DUF2505 domain-containing protein, translated as MTKKISNTDRYQHTPAQIMAMLQNTDYLTEKYTALGDIQFDVVEQTAADGSYVLRIDREVEANLPDFVKKFKETNAMSQTESWTADGDGWSATMTIDASPAKMTGKQVIKPVGDGESDWTVEMEIKVGVPLVGGKVEKVIAEESMKQFGLEYQFNQQWLASNSA; from the coding sequence GTGACCAAGAAGATCTCAAACACCGACCGCTACCAGCACACTCCGGCACAGATCATGGCCATGCTGCAGAACACGGACTATTTGACGGAGAAGTACACCGCGCTTGGTGACATCCAGTTCGATGTTGTGGAGCAGACCGCGGCGGATGGTAGCTATGTGCTGCGGATAGACCGTGAAGTGGAAGCGAATCTCCCCGACTTCGTGAAGAAGTTCAAAGAGACCAACGCCATGAGCCAAACCGAGAGTTGGACTGCAGATGGTGATGGTTGGTCGGCCACTATGACCATCGATGCCTCACCGGCCAAGATGACCGGAAAGCAGGTCATCAAGCCAGTAGGTGATGGTGAATCCGATTGGACTGTGGAAATGGAAATCAAGGTCGGAGTTCCGTTGGTTGGTGGAAAAGTTGAAAAGGTCATTGCCGAGGAATCGATGAAGCAGTTCGGTTTGGAGTACCAGTTCAATCAGCAGTGGTTGGCTAGTAACTCTGCTTAG
- a CDS encoding zinc-dependent metalloprotease, with translation MAVVDWDAAADIAVRMVPAGPTTTAPEANQAVAELTELAAAAVQPVRKTTGMVADVGEHRAAIVDRPEWIRSNVTGMRELLLPLEDRLDKSDAPSWLPSAAGRVSALEFGLALSWVATKVLGQYEAVVAPGSSNRLLLVAPNIVATERQLDVPPRDFRMWVALHEETHRVQFGAVPWLEAHFRTEVESLLLEMDTAGTDALKRLGAAVVAVIKVLRGAPGATIIDAIQTPAQREIFLRLTALMSLLEGHADFVMDAAGPEIIPSLPQIRTRFDHRRQSPSAREGLIRRLLGMDAKLKQYSDGRRFVAEVVADIGMSGFNRVWESPQMLPSADEIADPARWLARTGQ, from the coding sequence ATGGCTGTAGTTGATTGGGATGCCGCTGCCGATATCGCGGTGCGAATGGTTCCCGCTGGTCCAACTACGACGGCGCCAGAAGCTAATCAAGCTGTAGCTGAACTCACCGAACTTGCGGCTGCAGCGGTGCAACCGGTCCGCAAGACAACCGGCATGGTGGCAGATGTCGGTGAGCATCGAGCCGCAATAGTGGACCGTCCGGAGTGGATCAGATCCAATGTGACGGGTATGCGCGAACTGCTGCTGCCGCTGGAAGATCGGCTCGATAAATCTGATGCCCCGTCCTGGTTGCCCAGTGCCGCTGGCCGCGTCTCTGCTCTTGAATTCGGGTTGGCCCTGTCCTGGGTAGCGACCAAGGTCTTAGGCCAATACGAGGCGGTTGTGGCGCCGGGCAGTAGCAACCGCCTGCTGTTGGTGGCACCGAACATCGTCGCTACCGAGCGCCAACTGGATGTACCACCTCGAGACTTTCGTATGTGGGTGGCGTTGCACGAGGAGACTCACCGGGTTCAGTTCGGCGCGGTTCCCTGGCTGGAGGCTCACTTTCGCACCGAGGTCGAGTCGCTACTGCTGGAGATGGATACCGCAGGAACTGATGCACTGAAACGGCTGGGCGCAGCGGTAGTTGCCGTCATCAAGGTGTTGCGTGGCGCCCCAGGCGCCACCATTATCGATGCGATCCAGACCCCCGCCCAGCGAGAGATTTTTCTGCGGCTCACGGCCTTGATGTCGCTACTGGAGGGACATGCTGATTTCGTGATGGACGCTGCGGGTCCGGAAATCATTCCGAGCCTGCCGCAGATCCGCACCAGATTTGATCATCGTCGGCAGAGTCCATCCGCAAGAGAGGGTCTCATCCGGCGGCTGCTGGGAATGGATGCGAAGCTAAAGCAGTACTCCGATGGTCGGCGGTTTGTTGCAGAGGTGGTCGCCGACATCGGGATGTCGGGCTTCAACCGGGTGTGGGAGTCACCACAGATGTTGCCCAGCGCAGATGAGATAGCCGACCCCGCTCGCTGGTTGGCTCGGACCGGACAGTGA
- a CDS encoding CPBP family intramembrane metalloprotease, with amino-acid sequence MTGVANDTGPDTPKPALRWEIVLVLWLSLGAAAVRAMLNLWNRLTSGQPLNDQTASIIAPVTPDRPWLDAAYQLSFLLLPLGAVALVGYLLYRSGESLTTIGFDLRRPASDLGRGAALAGLVGGTGLVLYLAAYSAGLSVQIAAAAITGWWDWLFLVLRAAENAVLEEVVILGFLLHRLDQIGMRPLPAVLLSSLLRGAYHLYQGFGGFVGNFAMGLLFGWLFRRWGRVGPMVVAHFLIDVAAFVGYALLSDRISWLP; translated from the coding sequence ATGACTGGGGTTGCCAACGACACCGGCCCTGATACTCCGAAGCCCGCCCTTCGCTGGGAAATAGTCCTCGTCCTATGGCTCTCCCTAGGCGCGGCAGCGGTCCGTGCGATGCTCAACCTGTGGAATCGGTTGACTTCGGGGCAGCCGCTTAACGATCAGACCGCGAGCATTATCGCTCCAGTCACTCCGGACCGACCCTGGCTCGATGCCGCCTATCAACTGTCTTTCCTGCTGCTACCGCTTGGGGCAGTAGCGCTCGTCGGCTATCTGCTCTACCGATCCGGAGAGTCGCTGACCACTATCGGCTTTGACCTGCGTCGGCCCGCCAGTGATCTGGGTCGAGGCGCTGCGCTGGCGGGCCTGGTCGGTGGCACTGGATTGGTGCTCTATCTGGCGGCCTATTCGGCCGGTTTGAGTGTCCAGATCGCAGCCGCCGCAATTACCGGCTGGTGGGACTGGCTCTTTCTCGTGCTGCGAGCAGCAGAAAACGCAGTTTTGGAAGAGGTGGTCATTCTAGGTTTTCTGCTGCACCGGCTGGACCAGATCGGGATGCGGCCGCTACCCGCCGTACTGCTCAGTTCATTGCTACGCGGCGCCTACCACCTCTACCAAGGCTTTGGTGGTTTCGTCGGGAACTTCGCCATGGGGCTACTTTTCGGCTGGCTATTTCGCCGTTGGGGGCGCGTGGGCCCGATGGTGGTGGCGCACTTCTTGATCGACGTCGCCGCCTTTGTCGGCTACGCGCTACTGTCCGATCGAATCAGTTGGTTGCCCTAG
- the dacB gene encoding D-alanyl-D-alanine carboxypeptidase/D-alanyl-D-alanine-endopeptidase, whose amino-acid sequence MIGRYLNGKFGGPKFAGSPAPGSGDFLLRRLFRSFLPRIIGSCVVVLLLVGSVPPRAGAEGATLTVLPPVPADAGIEQDPAQVAQQISSQAKAKQLGKKSGLFVMDASTGEVLFDQNGAAPLVPASNEKIPTAVGVLSAYGANERITTRVTQVGQTLYLIGAGDPLLASRKPPNSATEPQYPALTSMKALVRDAAAAVAATGAGEFDIKYDNSLFTGPDWGPDWPQYFRTSGIVSPVSALIVDDGSLGGRWGAKVADPAEEAGLRFAQMLKKAGVSVGEVSAGKSPAEATEVATVASVPIHEMVYQTLTTSDNDTAEMLFRLAGVAAGYGGSFTGGAQAVRAALAEIGVSADGMQFADGSGLSRENRMSAQLLTQILRRAVNSQDGLWSLASGLAVGGATGTLRYRFDDQLTSDGGGWVRGKTGTLNYVSSLGGFVQSKSGRVLVYAVIANDAKSSFDASTKIDQLVAKLANCGCPGSDR is encoded by the coding sequence ATGATCGGTCGCTACCTGAATGGGAAATTTGGCGGTCCAAAGTTCGCTGGGTCACCGGCGCCCGGATCCGGAGACTTCCTGCTGCGGCGACTGTTTCGCAGTTTTTTGCCGCGGATCATCGGATCCTGTGTTGTCGTGCTTTTACTCGTCGGCTCGGTTCCGCCGCGTGCTGGGGCGGAAGGGGCCACACTCACGGTACTTCCCCCGGTGCCAGCCGACGCCGGTATCGAACAGGATCCAGCCCAAGTAGCCCAGCAGATTTCCTCCCAAGCGAAAGCAAAGCAGCTAGGGAAGAAATCGGGTTTGTTCGTGATGGATGCGAGCACCGGCGAGGTGCTGTTCGACCAAAATGGCGCCGCACCACTGGTTCCGGCATCGAATGAAAAAATTCCTACAGCGGTGGGAGTGCTTTCTGCTTACGGCGCCAACGAGCGGATCACCACCCGAGTGACCCAGGTGGGTCAGACTCTCTACTTGATCGGTGCGGGTGATCCGCTGCTCGCTTCCCGCAAGCCACCCAACAGTGCGACTGAACCGCAATACCCGGCGCTGACATCCATGAAAGCGCTGGTGCGTGATGCGGCCGCGGCGGTTGCGGCGACCGGTGCGGGTGAGTTCGACATCAAATACGACAACTCGCTGTTTACCGGACCGGATTGGGGTCCGGACTGGCCGCAGTACTTCCGAACGAGTGGCATCGTGTCGCCGGTATCTGCGCTCATCGTTGATGATGGCAGCCTTGGTGGTCGCTGGGGGGCCAAGGTTGCCGATCCGGCCGAAGAGGCCGGATTGCGCTTCGCTCAGATGCTCAAGAAAGCGGGAGTGTCGGTCGGGGAGGTGAGCGCCGGCAAGTCACCTGCAGAAGCGACCGAGGTGGCTACTGTCGCGTCGGTACCGATCCACGAGATGGTGTATCAGACGCTGACCACCTCTGACAACGACACCGCCGAGATGCTGTTTCGGCTCGCCGGAGTAGCGGCTGGCTACGGCGGTTCCTTTACAGGGGGAGCCCAAGCGGTTCGTGCGGCTCTCGCCGAGATCGGCGTCAGTGCAGATGGCATGCAGTTTGCCGACGGCAGCGGACTATCTCGCGAAAACCGGATGTCGGCGCAGTTGTTGACGCAGATCCTGCGCCGAGCCGTGAACTCTCAAGATGGGCTGTGGTCGCTAGCGAGTGGACTAGCAGTCGGCGGAGCTACTGGTACCTTGCGCTATCGGTTCGACGATCAACTGACCAGTGATGGTGGCGGCTGGGTCCGTGGAAAGACCGGAACATTGAACTACGTGTCCAGTCTCGGTGGTTTCGTGCAATCTAAGAGTGGCCGGGTGCTGGTGTATGCGGTCATCGCCAACGACGCAAAGTCTTCCTTTGACGCCTCAACCAAAATCGATCAGTTGGTTGCCAAGTTGGCAAATTGTGGCTGTCCGGGCAGCGACCGCTAG
- a CDS encoding inorganic diphosphatase, which produces MVFAVTVEIPGGSKNKYEIDHVTGRLKLDRLLFTSTRYPHDYGFVDDTLGLDGDPLDCLVLLQEPTFPGCMIECRVLGMYQMTDEAGSDDKLLCVPAGDPRMEHLRDIHHVPEFDRREIEHFFLIYKDLEPGKSVEGATWAGRTEAEKEILESYEREKERLAEEADE; this is translated from the coding sequence CTGGTTTTCGCGGTCACGGTTGAGATACCCGGCGGCAGCAAAAACAAGTACGAAATCGACCACGTCACAGGGCGCCTGAAGCTTGACCGCCTTTTGTTCACTTCGACAAGGTACCCCCACGACTACGGTTTCGTAGACGACACCCTGGGCCTCGACGGCGATCCCCTCGACTGTCTGGTGCTGCTGCAGGAACCGACCTTTCCCGGCTGCATGATCGAATGCCGAGTACTTGGCATGTATCAGATGACCGATGAAGCCGGCTCCGACGACAAGTTGTTGTGCGTTCCAGCCGGGGATCCCCGCATGGAGCATCTGCGTGACATCCACCATGTGCCCGAGTTCGATCGTCGAGAGATTGAGCATTTCTTCCTTATCTACAAGGACTTGGAGCCGGGCAAGTCCGTCGAAGGCGCAACCTGGGCAGGCCGTACTGAGGCGGAGAAAGAAATCCTTGAGTCCTACGAGCGGGAGAAGGAGCGTCTCGCCGAGGAAGCTGACGAGTAG
- the tilS gene encoding tRNA lysidine(34) synthetase TilS — protein MKLPPHRFQLARQLQRELADVTSQQLIQIACSGGPDSLALVIAAADAGLNAEAVIIDHQLQSNSAQVAQTAAGQCQQIGVPARIEVVQIVDIGAGPEAAARTARYAALDAIAAESASSAMLLGHTADDQAETVLLGLLRGSGVRSLAGMPARRGHYRRPFLDIEREIIELALAECDVEPWRDPHNEDLQFTRVRVRNTVLPMLTEQLGPGIGAGLRRTALLARADADALDDWATSEFARVAAAGMNVEDLVELPEAIRWRVLRRWLLAVGCPAQDLTLDHVRSVAELVTHWHGQGPLHLPGSVNIGRSCGTLVADGYNPDGGSE, from the coding sequence GTGAAGCTGCCCCCTCATCGATTCCAACTGGCCAGACAGCTGCAACGCGAGCTGGCCGACGTGACGTCGCAACAGCTGATCCAGATTGCCTGCTCCGGTGGTCCAGATTCGCTGGCACTCGTGATAGCAGCGGCCGATGCTGGGCTCAACGCGGAAGCGGTGATCATCGACCATCAACTGCAGTCCAACTCAGCACAGGTAGCTCAGACTGCAGCCGGGCAGTGCCAGCAGATCGGTGTGCCGGCTCGGATCGAAGTGGTACAGATTGTGGATATCGGGGCCGGCCCCGAGGCAGCTGCGCGAACCGCTCGCTATGCAGCCTTGGACGCGATCGCGGCGGAGTCTGCTTCCTCGGCAATGCTGCTGGGCCATACTGCCGATGATCAGGCAGAGACGGTTCTACTGGGGCTACTACGGGGGTCGGGGGTGCGCAGCCTGGCGGGCATGCCAGCTCGCAGGGGACATTACCGGCGCCCGTTCTTGGATATCGAGCGGGAAATCATTGAACTGGCGTTGGCGGAATGCGATGTCGAACCCTGGCGGGATCCCCATAACGAGGACCTCCAGTTCACTCGAGTGCGCGTTCGTAACACTGTGCTGCCAATGCTGACTGAGCAACTTGGTCCCGGGATCGGTGCCGGACTGCGACGGACGGCACTCCTGGCTCGCGCTGATGCGGATGCCCTCGATGACTGGGCAACTAGCGAGTTTGCTCGGGTGGCTGCGGCTGGGATGAATGTGGAAGACCTAGTGGAGCTCCCCGAGGCGATTAGGTGGCGAGTGCTGCGGCGATGGTTGCTGGCGGTGGGATGTCCAGCGCAAGATCTGACCCTGGATCATGTCCGCTCCGTTGCGGAATTAGTCACCCATTGGCACGGTCAGGGTCCCCTGCATTTACCTGGAAGTGTCAACATAGGGCGTTCATGTGGCACCCTCGTTGCTGATGGTTACAACCCGGATGGGGGTAGCGAATGA
- a CDS encoding M1 family metallopeptidase — protein MSSPLARICFRSATVVTFAALVSLNVTTPVMAQPVTAEDPYLAPSGNPDIDVEHYDVSLHYQRSTGGIKRASATLRILAESDLSSFSLDARRGLNIRQVKVAGKSAEFRHTGRKIYVNKFTPVAAGQSFTTTIRYAGKPRPIKDESGRGVYGWLRTPGGSVTFTEPTGTSAWIPCNDVFFDKATWRTRITTPAGLLGVSTGRLQGIRSKAGKTTSRWHMSTPIQPYIQTVAVDRFRYSDQSVAGLPAFTAVAKGSGSSVAEMRRKTAAAIRWLRPKLGPYPFESTGAIVVSGLESAMETAGRPTYSPGTYFTSRATVLHEQAHMWFGNLLTARQARDMWLHEGFATYLENVEVAERRGRLLANIVHEQYVQDGWYRGFHGQFQRVPLADPTPRYLLNSTPYFRGQAAVHTLRHKLGDEMFWRVLRELVDLPPGTSTSTAAVIKQAEEISSQDLSDWAKTWVYSTGYQQLPERPRHQQVLRELGPSLLDAAAEFVWRDSDQPAAKYLAKARRSFSPTNQLQLDSIRQEGTGRKATYYVDFQTQPGPLYPDSYASCFVFSPRNLDIVLGSYLGVQISGQPRVNHFSLGNCSVD, from the coding sequence ATGTCTTCCCCGCTCGCTCGGATCTGCTTTCGTTCCGCCACCGTAGTCACCTTCGCTGCCTTAGTGTCGCTAAACGTGACTACACCGGTAATGGCCCAACCCGTTACCGCCGAAGACCCCTATCTCGCACCCAGCGGCAATCCCGATATTGATGTAGAGCACTATGACGTCTCGCTGCACTATCAACGATCCACCGGCGGGATCAAGCGTGCTAGCGCGACACTGCGAATCCTCGCCGAGAGCGACCTGAGTTCCTTCAGTCTGGATGCGCGTCGGGGGCTGAACATTCGTCAAGTGAAGGTTGCCGGGAAATCTGCCGAGTTTCGGCATACCGGCCGCAAAATCTACGTCAACAAGTTCACACCGGTTGCCGCAGGTCAATCCTTCACCACCACCATCCGCTACGCGGGAAAGCCCCGCCCGATCAAGGATGAGTCCGGCCGTGGCGTGTACGGCTGGTTACGCACCCCCGGCGGTTCGGTCACCTTTACTGAACCCACCGGGACCTCCGCCTGGATTCCCTGCAACGACGTCTTCTTCGACAAGGCAACCTGGCGAACCCGGATCACCACCCCTGCCGGTCTGCTGGGGGTGTCCACGGGCCGGCTGCAGGGCATCCGCAGCAAGGCTGGCAAGACAACCAGCCGCTGGCATATGAGCACTCCGATTCAGCCCTATATCCAAACTGTCGCGGTCGATCGCTTCCGGTATAGCGATCAATCTGTCGCTGGGCTGCCGGCCTTTACTGCCGTTGCAAAAGGCTCCGGCAGTTCGGTGGCAGAGATGCGTCGCAAGACCGCAGCCGCGATTCGCTGGCTGCGGCCCAAACTTGGGCCCTACCCCTTCGAAAGCACCGGCGCGATTGTTGTTTCTGGTCTCGAGTCCGCCATGGAAACGGCCGGGAGACCTACCTACAGCCCCGGCACCTACTTCACCTCCCGCGCCACTGTGCTGCACGAACAAGCGCACATGTGGTTTGGCAACCTGCTTACGGCACGGCAAGCCCGCGACATGTGGCTACACGAGGGGTTCGCTACCTACCTAGAAAACGTCGAGGTGGCAGAGCGGCGAGGTCGCCTACTCGCCAATATTGTGCATGAACAATACGTTCAGGACGGCTGGTACCGAGGCTTCCATGGTCAGTTCCAGCGAGTTCCCCTGGCCGATCCCACCCCTCGCTACCTGTTGAACTCCACGCCGTACTTCCGGGGACAAGCTGCAGTCCACACGTTGCGCCATAAACTCGGCGACGAAATGTTCTGGCGAGTGTTGCGTGAGTTGGTCGATCTTCCGCCAGGCACCTCCACCAGCACCGCAGCAGTCATCAAGCAGGCTGAAGAAATCAGCAGTCAGGATCTGTCGGACTGGGCCAAGACCTGGGTGTATTCCACCGGTTACCAGCAGCTACCTGAGCGCCCCCGCCATCAACAAGTACTGCGGGAACTCGGGCCAAGTCTGTTGGATGCTGCGGCTGAGTTCGTCTGGCGTGACTCCGACCAACCTGCTGCGAAATATCTGGCCAAAGCCCGCCGCAGTTTTTCTCCGACCAACCAACTGCAATTGGACTCGATTCGCCAAGAGGGAACTGGTCGCAAGGCCACGTACTACGTCGACTTCCAGACACAGCCCGGGCCGCTCTATCCAGATTCCTACGCCAGTTGTTTTGTTTTCAGCCCGAGAAATCTCGATATCGTGCTTGGCTCCTACTTGGGAGTTCAGATCTCAGGGCAACCACGGGTAAATCATTTCAGCCTCGGCAACTGCTCAGTCGACTAG
- a CDS encoding nitroreductase family deazaflavin-dependent oxidoreductase: MLYRNLMRSLGQQRWFAAVAARLAPWDARVLRRTHGRFGLLGNYGLPQCLLTTTGRKSGQPRAVTLLYGRRGDDFVLVGSNFGQSHHPAWALNLVDQPSAVLTIAGRELPVTARLVTDPTEREEIWQVMYELWPAYLAYRGRAGREIKLFLLTPAADQRDVHPHEGPPR; the protein is encoded by the coding sequence ATGCTCTACCGCAACCTCATGCGGTCGCTCGGCCAGCAACGGTGGTTTGCCGCGGTGGCTGCTCGACTAGCGCCGTGGGACGCGCGGGTATTACGCCGCACGCACGGTCGATTCGGGTTGCTGGGAAACTACGGTCTACCGCAGTGCCTACTGACGACGACCGGCCGCAAGTCGGGGCAACCCCGAGCTGTAACGCTGCTTTATGGCCGACGAGGGGACGACTTCGTGCTGGTTGGATCCAACTTCGGGCAAAGCCATCACCCCGCTTGGGCGCTGAACTTGGTTGATCAACCTTCGGCGGTACTCACCATCGCGGGGCGCGAACTTCCGGTCACTGCTCGACTCGTGACCGACCCCACCGAGCGGGAAGAGATTTGGCAAGTCATGTACGAATTATGGCCAGCCTATTTGGCCTACCGCGGCAGAGCAGGCCGCGAGATCAAGCTCTTCCTGCTTACCCCGGCCGCGGACCAGCGCGATGTCCACCCGCACGAAGGGCCTCCTCGGTGA